The Leucoraja erinacea ecotype New England chromosome 29, Leri_hhj_1, whole genome shotgun sequence genome has a window encoding:
- the LOC129710959 gene encoding tight junction protein ZO-3-like isoform X2 — protein MEETVIWEQQTVSLQRDSKIGFGIAISGGKDKPSSSTGETAILVSDVVPSGPANGKIQIKDRIVMVNGVSLENVPSSFAIQCLKSSGKVVNITVKRPRTVHIPVASPAPALAPGSFYSDSDFAHDDASDEDEDYDPADRNLRRIQNQSLYHEDNDRYSERNHGYARSASPARTYSRSPSPPRSYNHQRNSHNNRDYSPTSSHHDQTGHQPVKQPIKSFLIKNARDEEYGLRLGSQIFIKHMTSSGLASKEGVLQEGDIILKINGIVTENISLEDTKSLIEKSEGKLNLVVLRDNEQFLINVPELVDSDDNNSGMEDISDMDSERPASPIARPEPVNTMKTNGSLKPNKRTVTEVKPVASQAPYVIDDPIYSVSTKATKSKPPDEYNVGYSPDMKVARFVKDASVGMQLAGGNDVGIFVSRVLDDSPAARQGIQKGDQILKVNDVSFQNLTREEAVLFMLDIPKGQQVDIRAQRKEDIYKKMINSNVGDSFYIRTHFDYDMDGSQDLSFRRGDVFRVIDTMYKGKLGAWYAMRIGGDFREQERGSIPSKNRAEQIAKVEMQKVTSGSSAGPRAEFWKMRGLRGAKRNIRKSRDDLSALTIQGNFPPYERVVLREATYKRPVVILGPISDIATERLAREMAGQFELAQTVPRNSEEGASSIIRLETVRLISQKNKHGLLDITPSAIERLNYVKWYPIVVFFNPENKQEVKAMRQHLLPQSRKSSKGLYTQAVKLRKNWAHLFTGTINLNSGSSAWYETLKAIIKEQQTQPVWFPEEKSEEAGTEDMELLNRSNSMSMDYLSCDESRVNSDYEDTDGEGGAHTDNEMDDGLDRPAITRSSEPSRTQVSEMSTTDVYASPRTHANPQVKPQGQYRDPYYTRPSERDISASKYSREPVYSSEEDDEWNGPATEL, from the exons GATCAAGGACAGAATCGTTATGGTGAACGGCGTTTCCTTGGAAAATGTGCCTTCTTCATTTGCCATCCAGTGTCTGAAGAGTTCTGGGAAAGTAGTTAACATC ACAGTGAAGAGGCCCCGCACCGTCCACATCCCCGTGGCCAGTCCGGCCCCGGCCCTGGCTCCTGGCTCCTTCTATTCCGATTCGGACTTTGCCCACGACGATGCGTCTGACGAGGACGAGGACTACGACCCGGCCGATAGGAACCTGCGGCGGATCCAGAACCAGAGCCTGTACCACGAGGACAATGACCGCTACTCTGAGAGGAACCACGGCTACGCCCGCAGCGCCAGCCCGGCGCGGACTTACAGCCGCAGCCCCAGTCCCCCGCGCAGCTACAACCACCAACGCAACAGCCACAACAACCGGGACTACAGCCCGACCTCCAGTCACCATGACCAGACCGGCCATCAACCGGTCAAACAGCCCATCAAGAGCTTCCTCATTAAAAACGCCAGGGATGAAG AATATGGACTGAGGTTAGGGAGTCAAATCTTCATTAAACACATGACATCGAGTGGTCTTGCCTCAAAGGAAGGCGTGTTACAGGAGGGAGACATCATACTGAAG ATCAACGGCATTGTGACGGAGAACATCTCTCTGGAAGATACAAAGTCACTGATTGAGAAATCGGAGGGGAAGCTGAACCTGGTGGTTCTCCGGGACAACGAGCAGTTCCTGATCAACGTCCCAGAGCTGGTGGACAGCGATGACAACAACTCGGGGATGGAAG ATATTTCAGATATGGATTCTGAACGTCCTGCTTCACCCATCGCTAGGCCCGAGCCCGTTAACACCATGAAGACCAACGGCAG CTTAAAGCCGAACAAACGCACAGTGACAGAGGTGAAACCTGTGGCCTCCCAGGCCCCTTACG TTATCGACGACCCAATATACAGTGTGTCTACAAAAGCCACAAAGTCAAAACCACCAGATGAGTACAATGTTGG TTACAGTCCGGACATGAAGGTGGCGAGGTTTGTGAAGGATGCCAGTGTGGGCATGCAGCTAGCTGGAGGCAACGATGTTGGAATATTTGTGTCTCGGGTCCTCGATGACAGCCCCGCTGCCCGGCAGGGAATCCAGAAAGGAGATCAGATCTTAAAG GTGAACGACGTCAGTTTCCAAAACCTCACGCGTGAAGAGGCGGTGTTGTTCATGCTGGACATCCCTAAAGGACAGCAGGTGGACATCAGAGCTCAGCGGAAGGAGGACA TTTATAAGAAGATGATCAACTCCAACGTTGGCGATTCCTTCTACATACGGACCCACTTTGACTACGACATGGACGGGTCCCAGGACCTGAGCTTCAGGAGAGGCGACGTGTTCCGGGTCATCGATACCATGTACAAAGGGAAGCTGGGAGCATGGTACGCCATGCGGATCGGAGGGGACTTCCGGGAGCAGGAGAGAGGCAGCATCCCCAGCAAGAACAG AGCTGAGCAGATCGCCAAGGTTGAAATGCAGAAAGTTACCAGTGGCTCATCGGCCGGGCCACGGGCAGAGTTCTGGAAGATGCGGGGACTGAGGGGGGCCAAGAGGAACATCCGGAAAAGCAGAGACGACCTGTCAGCCTTGACCATCCAGGGCAATTTCCCGCCCTACGAACGAGTCGTGCTGAGAGAAG CCACTTATAAAAGGCCGGTGGTGATCCTTGGACCGATTTCAGACATCGCTACTGAGAGGCTAGCCAGGGAGATGGCCGGCCAGTTCGAGCTTGCCC AAACGGTGCCAAGGAATTCGGAGGAAGGAGCATCATCCATCATCAGACTTGAAACTGTACGCCTCATCTCCCAGAAG AACAAGCACGGTCTACTTGACATCACGCCGTCCGCCATTGAGCGCCTGAACTACGTGAAGTGGTACCCCATCGTGGTTTTCTTCAACCCGGAGAACAAGCAGGAAGTCAAGGccatgaggcagcacctcctcccTCAGTCACGGAAGAGCTCCAAGGGCCTGTACACGCAGGCCGTCAAGCTGAGGAAAAACTGGGCACACCTCTTCACAG GTACAATAAACTTGAATTCTGGTTCAAGTGCATGGTACGAAACATTGAAAGCAATAATCAAAGAGCAGCAGACACAGCCAGTGTGGTTTCCTGAAGAGAAG AGTGAAGAGGCTGGCACTGAAGACATGGAGCTGCTGAACCGATCCAACAGCATGAGCATGGACTACCTGAGCTGCGACGAGAGCAGGGTGAACAGCGATTACGAGGACACAGATGGAGAAGGCGGCGCTCACACCGACAATGAAATGGACGATGGGCTGGACAGGCCAGCCATCACACGCAGCTCTGAACCCAGCAGGACCCAAGTGTCGGAGATGTCCACCACAGACGTGTACGCTTCACCGAGGACCCACGCCAACCCACAG GTGAAACCTCAGGGGCAGTACAGAGATCCTTATTATACCAG ACCAAGCGAACGTGATATCAGTGCAAGCAAGTACAGTCGAGAGCCGGTCTACAGCTCTGAAGAAGATGATGAATGGAACGGTCCAGCCACCGAACTGTAG
- the LOC129710959 gene encoding tight junction protein ZO-3-like isoform X1, producing MAVRFQDQFPEMEETVIWEQQTVSLQRDSKIGFGIAISGGKDKPSSSTGETAILVSDVVPSGPANGKIQIKDRIVMVNGVSLENVPSSFAIQCLKSSGKVVNITVKRPRTVHIPVASPAPALAPGSFYSDSDFAHDDASDEDEDYDPADRNLRRIQNQSLYHEDNDRYSERNHGYARSASPARTYSRSPSPPRSYNHQRNSHNNRDYSPTSSHHDQTGHQPVKQPIKSFLIKNARDEEYGLRLGSQIFIKHMTSSGLASKEGVLQEGDIILKINGIVTENISLEDTKSLIEKSEGKLNLVVLRDNEQFLINVPELVDSDDNNSGMEDISDMDSERPASPIARPEPVNTMKTNGSLKPNKRTVTEVKPVASQAPYVIDDPIYSVSTKATKSKPPDEYNVGYSPDMKVARFVKDASVGMQLAGGNDVGIFVSRVLDDSPAARQGIQKGDQILKVNDVSFQNLTREEAVLFMLDIPKGQQVDIRAQRKEDIYKKMINSNVGDSFYIRTHFDYDMDGSQDLSFRRGDVFRVIDTMYKGKLGAWYAMRIGGDFREQERGSIPSKNRAEQIAKVEMQKVTSGSSAGPRAEFWKMRGLRGAKRNIRKSRDDLSALTIQGNFPPYERVVLREATYKRPVVILGPISDIATERLAREMAGQFELAQTVPRNSEEGASSIIRLETVRLISQKNKHGLLDITPSAIERLNYVKWYPIVVFFNPENKQEVKAMRQHLLPQSRKSSKGLYTQAVKLRKNWAHLFTGTINLNSGSSAWYETLKAIIKEQQTQPVWFPEEKSEEAGTEDMELLNRSNSMSMDYLSCDESRVNSDYEDTDGEGGAHTDNEMDDGLDRPAITRSSEPSRTQVSEMSTTDVYASPRTHANPQVKPQGQYRDPYYTRPSERDISASKYSREPVYSSEEDDEWNGPATEL from the exons GATCAAGGACAGAATCGTTATGGTGAACGGCGTTTCCTTGGAAAATGTGCCTTCTTCATTTGCCATCCAGTGTCTGAAGAGTTCTGGGAAAGTAGTTAACATC ACAGTGAAGAGGCCCCGCACCGTCCACATCCCCGTGGCCAGTCCGGCCCCGGCCCTGGCTCCTGGCTCCTTCTATTCCGATTCGGACTTTGCCCACGACGATGCGTCTGACGAGGACGAGGACTACGACCCGGCCGATAGGAACCTGCGGCGGATCCAGAACCAGAGCCTGTACCACGAGGACAATGACCGCTACTCTGAGAGGAACCACGGCTACGCCCGCAGCGCCAGCCCGGCGCGGACTTACAGCCGCAGCCCCAGTCCCCCGCGCAGCTACAACCACCAACGCAACAGCCACAACAACCGGGACTACAGCCCGACCTCCAGTCACCATGACCAGACCGGCCATCAACCGGTCAAACAGCCCATCAAGAGCTTCCTCATTAAAAACGCCAGGGATGAAG AATATGGACTGAGGTTAGGGAGTCAAATCTTCATTAAACACATGACATCGAGTGGTCTTGCCTCAAAGGAAGGCGTGTTACAGGAGGGAGACATCATACTGAAG ATCAACGGCATTGTGACGGAGAACATCTCTCTGGAAGATACAAAGTCACTGATTGAGAAATCGGAGGGGAAGCTGAACCTGGTGGTTCTCCGGGACAACGAGCAGTTCCTGATCAACGTCCCAGAGCTGGTGGACAGCGATGACAACAACTCGGGGATGGAAG ATATTTCAGATATGGATTCTGAACGTCCTGCTTCACCCATCGCTAGGCCCGAGCCCGTTAACACCATGAAGACCAACGGCAG CTTAAAGCCGAACAAACGCACAGTGACAGAGGTGAAACCTGTGGCCTCCCAGGCCCCTTACG TTATCGACGACCCAATATACAGTGTGTCTACAAAAGCCACAAAGTCAAAACCACCAGATGAGTACAATGTTGG TTACAGTCCGGACATGAAGGTGGCGAGGTTTGTGAAGGATGCCAGTGTGGGCATGCAGCTAGCTGGAGGCAACGATGTTGGAATATTTGTGTCTCGGGTCCTCGATGACAGCCCCGCTGCCCGGCAGGGAATCCAGAAAGGAGATCAGATCTTAAAG GTGAACGACGTCAGTTTCCAAAACCTCACGCGTGAAGAGGCGGTGTTGTTCATGCTGGACATCCCTAAAGGACAGCAGGTGGACATCAGAGCTCAGCGGAAGGAGGACA TTTATAAGAAGATGATCAACTCCAACGTTGGCGATTCCTTCTACATACGGACCCACTTTGACTACGACATGGACGGGTCCCAGGACCTGAGCTTCAGGAGAGGCGACGTGTTCCGGGTCATCGATACCATGTACAAAGGGAAGCTGGGAGCATGGTACGCCATGCGGATCGGAGGGGACTTCCGGGAGCAGGAGAGAGGCAGCATCCCCAGCAAGAACAG AGCTGAGCAGATCGCCAAGGTTGAAATGCAGAAAGTTACCAGTGGCTCATCGGCCGGGCCACGGGCAGAGTTCTGGAAGATGCGGGGACTGAGGGGGGCCAAGAGGAACATCCGGAAAAGCAGAGACGACCTGTCAGCCTTGACCATCCAGGGCAATTTCCCGCCCTACGAACGAGTCGTGCTGAGAGAAG CCACTTATAAAAGGCCGGTGGTGATCCTTGGACCGATTTCAGACATCGCTACTGAGAGGCTAGCCAGGGAGATGGCCGGCCAGTTCGAGCTTGCCC AAACGGTGCCAAGGAATTCGGAGGAAGGAGCATCATCCATCATCAGACTTGAAACTGTACGCCTCATCTCCCAGAAG AACAAGCACGGTCTACTTGACATCACGCCGTCCGCCATTGAGCGCCTGAACTACGTGAAGTGGTACCCCATCGTGGTTTTCTTCAACCCGGAGAACAAGCAGGAAGTCAAGGccatgaggcagcacctcctcccTCAGTCACGGAAGAGCTCCAAGGGCCTGTACACGCAGGCCGTCAAGCTGAGGAAAAACTGGGCACACCTCTTCACAG GTACAATAAACTTGAATTCTGGTTCAAGTGCATGGTACGAAACATTGAAAGCAATAATCAAAGAGCAGCAGACACAGCCAGTGTGGTTTCCTGAAGAGAAG AGTGAAGAGGCTGGCACTGAAGACATGGAGCTGCTGAACCGATCCAACAGCATGAGCATGGACTACCTGAGCTGCGACGAGAGCAGGGTGAACAGCGATTACGAGGACACAGATGGAGAAGGCGGCGCTCACACCGACAATGAAATGGACGATGGGCTGGACAGGCCAGCCATCACACGCAGCTCTGAACCCAGCAGGACCCAAGTGTCGGAGATGTCCACCACAGACGTGTACGCTTCACCGAGGACCCACGCCAACCCACAG GTGAAACCTCAGGGGCAGTACAGAGATCCTTATTATACCAG ACCAAGCGAACGTGATATCAGTGCAAGCAAGTACAGTCGAGAGCCGGTCTACAGCTCTGAAGAAGATGATGAATGGAACGGTCCAGCCACCGAACTGTAG